The nucleotide window TCTGCGTCGGCATTATCCGCCTTGGCCGCCGATTCGTCTCCGCTGGTATCGCTCTCGAGAAGTCCCTCGAGGCCATTTCCCTCGGTTGCACGCTGGGCCAGCGACTGAACCGATTCCGCCGCGTCGTTGTCCGCAACCGTCTCGCGGATGGCGTCACGGACCGCCGTCGTGAGATCCGACTGCAGTTCGTTCCGGTCTTTGTCCGCTTCGATCCCCTCCGCCATCGTCTCGTGGACCGCACGGCCGATCGACGACCCCAGTTTCCGTCCCATCTGAGCGCCGAACTCGCGACCGACTGCGGCACCGAGCTCGCCGCCGTCGATGCCGTCTTCGATGGAGCCGTCTCCGAGGAGATCGGTCACCTCGACCTGATTGCTCACCTCCCGGGCGACCAGCTGTTTCAGTCCGGCGTCACTCATCGAACTCACCTTGAGGCGAGCCATCCGCGTCATCGAGCAGTTGAGACGATAGCATGGTTATTCTTCCTCGTCCGTCGCTTCGTTTTCGTCCGCGGCCTCAGCATCCTCGGCTTCGGATTCGGCGTCGTCGACGTCTTCGCTCGTGTCGCTTTCTCCCTCACGTTCTGTGTCGTCGCCGGTGGCTTCGGCGTCTTCCGCGTCCGGATCTGCATCCGATTCGTCTTCCTCCGTTGATTCGTCCTCGTCATCCGCCGCAGATTCGCCTTCGTCTTCCTCCACGGTGTCGTCTGCAGGCTCTTCGTCGGGACCGAGCAGTTCCTCGACGACCAGCTCACCGATCGTCCGGCCGAGGGATTCGCCGACCTTTCGGCCGACGAGTGCGCCGATCTGGCCGCCGAGCGCTTCGCCGAGGGGCTTTTCGTCGTCGATCTCGTCTTCCCACTGGGTTCCCTCGACGAGTTCGTCGACGTCGACGTTCTCGGCGATCTTCCCATAGTCGATCCGCTGAGTCACTGATTTCGATTGCTCACTCATGATTACGCCTCCGCCTGTGACGCTGTGTCGGACTGAGCGTCCGATTGAGTCTCTTCGCGCTCCGGCTCGAGTTGCTCGATCAATTGCTCGATCACCTGACTGACGATCGTCGCCACGAGGTCTTCGATCGGGAAGCCGGGGATGAGCCCGAGTAGCTTCTCTTTCAACCAGCTACCAGCGGCGGCGATCCGACTCTCGGACTCGTCGCTCGTGTCTTCGTCCGCCTCGGGCGTTTCGGCGTCCGCGTCCTCGTCAGGGGTCTCTTCCGTGTCGGCCTCCTCATCAGGGGTCTCCGCCGTGTCGGCTTCCGCTTCATCACCGCCGAGGTTGAAGAGGCTGCTGAGCAGTTCCCGTGGCTTGTTCGCCAGTCGACCGAGGAACGCTTTCGGTTTCTCGAGCAGGCTGCTGAGCAGCTCCTTCGGCTTACCAAGGAGTGACGACACCGCGTCCGACAGCCCGCCAGCACCATCGAGAAGTCCCGTCACCGCGGACAACAGGTTCCCGAGCAGGTTGTTCTCACCCGGCCGGGCCGAGATGTCGAGCGTTACCGGGTTCAGGTTTACTTCGAGGCCGAGTAGATCGAGGAACAGACCATCGAGATCGAGATGGAGGACGCCGGATGCATCGTCGTCCTGATAGACGTCCTCGGCGTCTTCGACGTGGTATTCGTCTTCTGACTCCGTCGCCTCATCGTCGGCGTCCGCTTCCGTCTCAGTGTCTTTCAGTTCCGCCGCGTCTTCCTCGTCGCCTTCGACAGCCGCTTCAGTTTCGGCTTCGTCCTCGGCCTCGTCTGTTTCGTCCTCGCTGGCGGCTTCGTCTTCGTCCTCGGAGTCCGACTCCGGCGGCTGCTCCTCGAGGGTCTCGCCGGACTCGGTCGCTTCGTCGGCTTCATCGGCTTCGGCTGAAGATCCCGACTCGGATTCGTCGTCGGCAGCCGACTGCGACTCCGCTTCGTCTTCGGACATTGATTCGGAGTCATCTGACGCTTTGCTCTCGTCGCCTTCCTCCGTCATCTCGGCCTGACCGCCGTCCGTCATCACCCTGCAGTCAGTCGATCTTACTTGCCCGTCGACGTGGCGGTTCCTCGAGCGGACCCAGACCGCCACTGGATCCGAACACTCCTCAGATCCGTCATTTTCTAGTCCCGGTGTCATTATACCGAAAACACACGGGCGTAGGCGTTGTGGGAATTGGCCTTGCGTGTGCGACCGCGCAGTCGGGATCGACAAGCGACGAGTACGCTGGACTCGAGACGTGGCCGAGCCGCGGATCGAACCGCGAACGAGCTCGGAAAAGACGTTACTCGAGCGACCCGACGCGCAGTGCGTACTCGCCGCGCTGGTCGCCCTCGTCGTGGTATTCGACGGGCTCTTCGATCGCGGCGATGGTCTCGCCGTCGACGGCAGCGGCGGTCGCGATTCCCGCGAGCGAGTCGACGCCGGTCGGACCGGACTCGAGGTCGAACCGGCGAACGGCGTGGGTTTCGGGGTCGCGAACGCGGAAGTTCTGGGCACACGGCGCGACGAGCGTGTCGCCGTCGGTGGCGAGCCCGTGGACGAACCCGCGCACCTGTTCGTTCCACAAGAGGTCACCGTCGGCATCGAACGTCGCGATCCGATGCTCGTTCGGATGACGACCCTCGGTCTCGCGGCGCTCGAGGGCGTAGGTGTTCCCGGTGACGAACGCTGTGCGGCCGTCGTTCGCGTAGACGTGGTTCGGGTAGGCGTACAGCGTCTCACCGTCGATCTCAGTTTCGACCGCCAGATCGACGTGCCAGCGTTCGGCCCCGGCGGGGCCGAGCAGGTAGCCGCACTTGTCGCCGTGACTCGAGACCGCGATCGTCTCGCCGTCGAACGAGATATCGCCGACGCGTCGGTCGCCCTCGGTGCCGGGGTCCCAGGTCCACTCGAGGTCGCCCGTGTCCGTCTCGAGGACGACGAGGCCGTTGTCGTGGTCGCCCATGCAGCGATTGTAGCCGACGGACAAACGGTCGCCGTCAGCGTCGAGATCCAGCGCGATCGGTGAGGCGTCGGTCTCGTAGCTCCAGCGAACCGAGCCGTCGGGATCGAACGCGTAGACGGCGCTGTGCCACTGGCGGCGCTCGCCGTCGCGTTCGTAGCGTCGCACGGCGGCGTACAGCAACTCGCCGTCGGTCTCGAGCGCGACGACGTAGGGAAGGTAGAAGATCGTGTCTGTGGTCGCCTCGCCGACGTCCGCGGCCGTCTCATATCGCCAGCGTTGCTCGCCTGTCTCGGCGTCGTAGACCGCGATCGCCCCCGATTCGCCGCGGCCGGCGACGACGACTGCACCAGCGCTGCCGGCTGGTTCGTCGCTCTCGAGCGTTGCGATTCCGACCGCGTGATCCGGATGCGCGGCCGTCCAGCGGGGCTCGAGGGAGTCGACATCACGGGCAGTCACGGTCCCGTCCCACTCTCCGGTCACGACGAGGTCGCCATTCGTTGCGACCGCAGAGCGGGTCCACATGTGTCGGCTGCGGGCCGGGTCGATGTCGCCGAGCGGGAGTCGTCGAAGCGATAGCTCGCGCTCGGAGTCGGGGTCGAGGTCTGCAGTGCCTGCCATGCTCACTCCTCGACCGGGAACGTCTCGTGGAGGGTATCGTGGGCCTCACCGAGTCCGTCGACGATGCTCTCGCTCTGGACGGCCAGTCGCTGGATCGCCCGCTCCGCATTGCGGACCTCGAGCAGCCGCCCTCGAGTGTACCCGTATTCGGGACCGTCGCTGTCCATCTCGCCGACTTCCGCTTCGAGATCGACCAGTGCGGCGTCGAGGTGGCGCTGGAGTTCGGAGAGGGTATCGGCCTCGACGAGCCCTTCGATGGGCCCCTCGAGGTGGCCTTCGAGTTCTTTCTCCGCGTGCTCGCGGGCGTGTCGGTCCCCGACGCCGAGGACGTTCATCAGTCCGAGTCGTAGTGCTTCGATTTCGTGGCAGCTCATGGTTGTGTTCTGTAATGATGGCTGTATTAGGTTTCGTCTGTGTGCCTATTCGTCCCTTAGAGGGTCTGATCGACGAGATCGCTCACGATGCGATCCCGGTCGAGGTGATCTGCGACGAGTCGTTCGGCGTCGTCGGCCGCGACGTCGCCGTACCAGACGCCGTCGGGGTAGACGGCGACCATCGGCCCGTCGCCGCAGCGGCCCAGACACGACGACCGCGTGATGCGGGCGTCGCAGTGGTCGGAGTCGCGCGCTTCCTGCCGAAGGCGCTCGAGGACCGCCGGCGAGCCCATCTTCGCGCAGGTCTGGTTGGTACAGACCGCGACGTGCTTTGCGGGCGCGTCGTGGCTGTGGGGTTCGTCGTCGATATCCTCCCGGTCGGCGTGGGCCTCCTGATGGGCGAGCGCACGCAACATCGCTCGTGCGCCGCCGACGTCTTCCTCGTAGCCCTCGAGATCGATCTTGTACTTGCACGTGTCACAGGACATCTCGACGCTGCCCGACCTGGCCTCCTGCCAGCGGTCGGCGAAGACGTCCAGCAGCCGCGAGTCCGTGCCGAGCGGGTCGCCAGCCAGTGCGTCGACGTAGGGGTAGTCCGCGTCGAACTCCGCGGTCCAGTCGCGCACGCGCTGGGTGAGGACGCCGTCGCCGAGCATGTACGGGAGGACGACGACCGCGTCGGGGCGGTGTTTCGAGAGGCCGTGGAGGGTGTCCTCGAGCGTCGGTTCCGTGACGCCGATGAACGTCGCCTCGACGCGGTCGAAGTCCCGGCCCTCGAACAGCAGGCGAGCGAGTTTGTGAACGTCACCGTTGGCGTCCGGATCGCTCGAGCCGCGACCACAGACGACGACGGCAACGTCGTCCTCCGTGCGGTCGACGCCCAGCTCCGATTCGACCGCACCGGCGCGGTCGTCGAGCAGGTCCAGAATCGCCGGATGGATGCCCAGATGCGCGCCGTTTCTGATTTCGACGTCGTGGGTCGCTCGGGCCTGCTCGATCGCCAGCGGGACGTCGTTTTTGACGTGGCTCGCGGCGAACAGCGAGCAGTGGACGACGGTTACCCGCGACGTGACGGCTGCGAGTCCTGCGATAGCGTCGTCGATCGCCGGCTCCGCAAGCTCGAGAAACGCTGCATCGACCGGAATTCCCAGTCGTGACTCGAGGTCGGCAGCCAGTTCGCGGACCTGTTCGTTCGACTTTTCCCGGCGGGAGCCGTGGCCCACCAGTAGGATGGCTTCGTCGTCGAACGCGGACGTGGATGTGGAATCGTCGGATGTGCTCATTGTCGGTGTCGTCGGGTAGTCAGCGGAGTCGATACGGTGTTGAACTGGCTACTCGCCGTAGCTGTCTGCCTGTGCGATGCTTCGCTCGAGTTTCCGGCGGCGGCTCGGTGCGAATAGGCCAGTTGCCTCGCAGCCTTCGTAGAGCCACGTTCCAAACTCGGGGACAGCAGCGTCGTCGACGCCGAACCAGTAGCCCCCCGAGGACGTCGCCGAAAGCTCGCTGACGGCTGTGTCGATCGGGCAGTCGGCAAGTAGTTCTTGGGTCGCCTCGAGCAGCGTGCGGTCGTCGTGGACGAACGAAATGCCGACAGTGCCACTCGAGGACTTGAAACAGATCGTCCCACAGCCCTCGAGCAGACCCCGAAGGAGTTCGCGATCGTGACTCGAGAACGCGCCGAAGCGGTAGTTTCCGCGGCCGTCGACGGGCAGCGAGAGTGCGCTGGTGCGACCCAACAGCTCCTCGCTGTCCTCGTCGATCGAGAGCGTGTACTCGTCTTCGGTGCGCGTGATCGACGTGTCGTGGGCGTACTCGCGACTGGTCGTCTCGTGGTCGACGTTGCCGCCTACGATTGCGGCGAGCACCTGCGCGGCGTGCTCGTCGGTGGTGACGACCTCGAGACGCTCACAGCGTCGTCGTTCGCTGTCCGTGATGCTCGCTTCGCTTCGAACCACGCGCCCACTCCCAGCGACGTGGCCCCAGAAGTACGCCGTCGCGGGGTGGCCCGCGAGCGGATCCGATGGGACCGCGACCTCGAGGGTGTCGCCCTCGATCACCGATTCGGCGTCGCTCATTCGCCCACCTCTCGGACGACAATGGCGTCCGTCGGGCAGGCCGCCGCGGCTTGGTGGGCTTCCTCGATGCGATCGTCGTCGAACGTTGCGACGACCCGTTCGACGGTGTCGGTGACCTCACCCTCGCAGTCGTAGACCGGATCGGCGTCCGGATCGACCGTTGCGAGGCCGTCCGCGCCTTCGATAAATCGCGGATCGCGAGTCAGGCAGGCGAAGATGCCGTCGCAAGCGTCCTTTTCGATGGTGACTTCGTAGCGTGGCATGATCAGTAGTCGTACTTCGTCTCGTAGCCACGCGGCGTGACCATCCGGTCATCCCAGACGTAGGTGTCCTCGGTGCCGACGACGATCGTCGTCGTCATGTCGATGATCTCGTTCTCACCGAGCTCCTTGAGTTCGCCGAGGTCGGTGATCATCACCTGCTCGTCGTCCCGTCCAGCGCCGTGGACGATGCCGACCGGCGTGTCTTCGTCGCGGTGGGTCAGCAGGATCTCACAGCATTTCTCGAAGTTCTCGCGGCGCTTGCGACTCCAGGGGTTGTAGATCGTGATGGTGAAGTTCTCGCTCGCGACCGCGTGCAGTCGCGACTCGATCTCTGGCATCGGCACCAGATGGTCCGACAACGAGACCGAGACGGTGTCGTTCACCAGCGGTGCGCCCAATCGAGCCGCACAGGACTGGGCCGCCGGCACGCCGGGCACGACCTCGAAGTCGACCATCGAGGCCGTCGCGCCCTTGGACTCGAGGATCTCGAGGGCCAGCCCCGCGAGCGCGTAGACGTTGGGGTCGCCGCTGCCGACGATCGCCACGTCGTTGCCCGCGAGCGTGCGGTCGATCGACTCTTCGGTCCGCGAGACCTCGCCACACATCGGCGTGTCGTAGATGTCGTCGGCCTGCTCGGTGATCTCGTCGGGAATCAGCTCGATGTAGGTCGTGTAGCCGACGATGTGGTCGGCCTCGAGCAGGGCGTTCTTGGCTCGTTCGGTCATCCCCTCCGGATGGCCGGGGCCGAGTCCGACGGCGATCAGTTGTCCGGGTTCGGCGTCGAAGTCGTCTATCGTCGCGCCAACTTCCTGCTCGTTCGAGTCATCGTCCGAATCGGAACTCGAGGCCCCGCATTTGGATCTGCTCGAGTCGTCGGTGGTCTCGCTCGACGAGCCACCGCATTTGGAGCCACTCGAGGTTTCCGTTTCGGTCGTCGAGGCGCCACATTTGGAAGTCGATTCGTCAGCGTCTGCATCAGTATCTGTACTCATGGTATGATTGTCTCAGAAATCGTCGACGTCACGCCCGCCGCGCGGGGTGACGAGATACGTTCGGTCGTCGTTACGCCAGGTGTCGGTCTCGTGGTTGCCGATGATCAGCGAGGTTCCCATTCCGGAGACCTTGTCGTCGTGGTCGACAGCCTCGCCGAGCGTCGTAATGAACTCGCTCTCGCCGTTTCGGCCGGCGTCTTCCCGGCCAGCGTCGTTGACGATGGCCACGTAGGCGTCGTCGGTCCGCTCCTCGCGGACGATTTCGACGGCCTTCTCGTAGTTTCGCCAGCAGTTGTAGAGGACGATCACGAAATCCGAAATCGCCGCTGCGCGCAGTTTCTCCTCGATCTCGTCCCAGCCGCGCCACTTGTCCGACAGCGAGATCGTACAGAAGTCGTTACACAGTGGCGCGCCGACGTTCGCCGCGCCGCCGAGTGCCGCCGTGAGGCCGGGGACGATCTCGATCGGCACGTCCGTCGCGCCCTCCTCGTCGGCCATCTTGAAGATGAGATCCGATTTGCCGTAGACCGAGGGGTCACCGCCCGAAACGTGGGCGACGTCTTTCCCCTCGCGGACGTAGTCGAACGCCGCGCGAGCGAGTTCGATCTGCCGTCCCATCGTCGAGCGGACGATTTCCTGTTCGAACCCGTCGTCTCGAACCGCGATCCCGTCGTCGCCGAAGTCTTGCGGGAGCGTTCCATCCTCGCGCAGGAATTTTTGATAGAGACTCGAGGCGATGACCACGTCCGCCGATTCGATGACCTCCTTGGCCCGCATGGTCATGTGCTCAGGCAGGCCGGGACCGATACCGACGACGTAGAGGGTACCGTAGTCCTCGGGGGTGCCACCAGCGTCGGGTGTCGCATCAGCGTCGGAACTCATCGCCCGATCGCCACCGTAACCTCGTTCTCGTAGCCGATCTTCTCGAGGATCAGTTCCTGTTCGGCCCCGCCAGCGATCGCGGAGGCCTCCGAGACGCCGGGCCAGCCGATCAACTCCTTCGATTTCGAGGGCGTCGGCCCCTCGTGGTCGAGCAGCGTCTCCTTGTCGAACGCAACGACGCCGAGGTCGAGTTCTTGGGCCGCCTCGAGCAGCCCCGGTTCGTCTTCCTTGCGAGTCGCCGTCGCGACGAACTCGACGTCATCGAGGTCGTAGTCGGTCTGCTCTATGGCTTGTTCCCACGCGGCGAGGAACGACTCCGTGCTCGCGCCGGAGACGCTCCCGGTGCCGATGACAACGCCATCGTCCTTGTTGCGCTTGAGGACGGTGACGTCGTCGCCGACGAGGACTGCCTTCGGGCCCTCGAGTCGGGCGACGGGGTCGAGGTTGTCGTCGAGGACGGCGAGATTCGTCTTGACCGTCGAGTCGCCGTTGACGACGTGGGCGTCCATCGCCTTCGCCTTGGACTCAACGCCCTGCTTGCCGGCGGCCTCGCTTGCGGTGGTCATGGCCGGCACGGCACCCATCGTCGCCAGATCCTGTGCGACCTGATTCGCGCCGTGGTGGCCGCCCGTGATCGGGATGGCCCACGTCAGTTCCTCGTCGACGACACAGATCGCGGGATCGTCCCACTTATCGTCTAACAGATGCGCGGTCTTGCGCATTGCAATTCCGGAAGCCATCAGACCAATAAAGCAGTCGTACTCGCCCCAGTGCTCCTCGAAGACGTCGCCGTGATACTCGAGGATCTCGATCGTCTCGTAGCGATCGCCGATCTCGGCTTTGATCTCCTCGGCGGTGTCCATCTTGCGCCCGAAGGAGACGATCGCGATCTCCTCGGCGATTTCGCCGTCCGAATCCGGCGTCGAACAGTGGCCGCCGCCGGAGTTCGATTCGTTCGTTGTATCCGTGTTTTCAGTGTCTGAACTCATTGTGTAACCTCCGTCGAATCGAAATTGTCCTGTCCACCGCGGGGGCGGGACTGAAAGGGGCTGGCGGGCTCGGTCCGGTGAGCCGACGTAAGCACTGGACTGAGCGAGGCCGCGAGCGAAGGAAGCGCACAGCGAGGCGCAACCGGTCGAGCGCGGCAGCCCCTTTCACCGTGTTCGCGCTCTCTATGCTGTCGTTCAATCATCACTCGCCTCCGACTCACTCGTATTCTCCGACGAAGAACCGCGATTCGCCCAGTCGCCGTAGAGGAACGAGCGCTCGTAGCCCGCACCGGTCACCGCATCGCCGATGACGACCAGCGCCGAGGCGCGGTAGCCCGCTTCCTCGACTTTGTCCGCGATCGTCCCGATATCGCCGATGATGACGTCCTCGTCCGGCCACGACGCGTGGTAAATCACCGCAACCGGCGTCTCGGGGTCGTGGTCGTCTTCGAGCAGTCGCTCCATCGTATCGCGAACCGCGTGGGTCCCGAGATAGATACAGGTCGTCACGTCGCCCATCTCGACGAACTCGGAGATGTGGTCTTCCTCCTCGGTCAGGGTCTTGCCCTGCGGTCGGGTGAACGCGACGTGGTTCGAGACCTCGTTGAGCGTCAGTTGGGTCCGCAGCGTCGCGCTCGCGGCAAAGGCCGACGTGACACCCGGCACGAAGTAGGTCGGCACGCCCTCGTGCTCGAGCGCGTCCATCTGCTCTAAGGCGGCCCCGTAGATG belongs to Natronorubrum aibiense and includes:
- a CDS encoding outer membrane protein assembly factor BamB family protein; this encodes MAGTADLDPDSERELSLRRLPLGDIDPARSRHMWTRSAVATNGDLVVTGEWDGTVTARDVDSLEPRWTAAHPDHAVGIATLESDEPAGSAGAVVVAGRGESGAIAVYDAETGEQRWRYETAADVGEATTDTIFYLPYVVALETDGELLYAAVRRYERDGERRQWHSAVYAFDPDGSVRWSYETDASPIALDLDADGDRLSVGYNRCMGDHDNGLVVLETDTGDLEWTWDPGTEGDRRVGDISFDGETIAVSSHGDKCGYLLGPAGAERWHVDLAVETEIDGETLYAYPNHVYANDGRTAFVTGNTYALERRETEGRHPNEHRIATFDADGDLLWNEQVRGFVHGLATDGDTLVAPCAQNFRVRDPETHAVRRFDLESGPTGVDSLAGIATAAAVDGETIAAIEEPVEYHDEGDQRGEYALRVGSLE
- a CDS encoding DUF3209 family protein; translated protein: MSCHEIEALRLGLMNVLGVGDRHAREHAEKELEGHLEGPIEGLVEADTLSELQRHLDAALVDLEAEVGEMDSDGPEYGYTRGRLLEVRNAERAIQRLAVQSESIVDGLGEAHDTLHETFPVEE
- a CDS encoding CbiX/SirB N-terminal domain-containing protein, whose amino-acid sequence is MSTSDDSTSTSAFDDEAILLVGHGSRREKSNEQVRELAADLESRLGIPVDAAFLELAEPAIDDAIAGLAAVTSRVTVVHCSLFAASHVKNDVPLAIEQARATHDVEIRNGAHLGIHPAILDLLDDRAGAVESELGVDRTEDDVAVVVCGRGSSDPDANGDVHKLARLLFEGRDFDRVEATFIGVTEPTLEDTLHGLSKHRPDAVVVLPYMLGDGVLTQRVRDWTAEFDADYPYVDALAGDPLGTDSRLLDVFADRWQEARSGSVEMSCDTCKYKIDLEGYEEDVGGARAMLRALAHQEAHADREDIDDEPHSHDAPAKHVAVCTNQTCAKMGSPAVLERLRQEARDSDHCDARITRSSCLGRCGDGPMVAVYPDGVWYGDVAADDAERLVADHLDRDRIVSDLVDQTL
- a CDS encoding cobalamin biosynthesis protein, yielding MSDAESVIEGDTLEVAVPSDPLAGHPATAYFWGHVAGSGRVVRSEASITDSERRRCERLEVVTTDEHAAQVLAAIVGGNVDHETTSREYAHDTSITRTEDEYTLSIDEDSEELLGRTSALSLPVDGRGNYRFGAFSSHDRELLRGLLEGCGTICFKSSSGTVGISFVHDDRTLLEATQELLADCPIDTAVSELSATSSGGYWFGVDDAAVPEFGTWLYEGCEATGLFAPSRRRKLERSIAQADSYGE
- a CDS encoding ferredoxin yields the protein MPRYEVTIEKDACDGIFACLTRDPRFIEGADGLATVDPDADPVYDCEGEVTDTVERVVATFDDDRIEEAHQAAAACPTDAIVVREVGE
- the cobJ gene encoding precorrin-3B C(17)-methyltransferase, which translates into the protein MSTDTDADADESTSKCGASTTETETSSGSKCGGSSSETTDDSSRSKCGASSSDSDDDSNEQEVGATIDDFDAEPGQLIAVGLGPGHPEGMTERAKNALLEADHIVGYTTYIELIPDEITEQADDIYDTPMCGEVSRTEESIDRTLAGNDVAIVGSGDPNVYALAGLALEILESKGATASMVDFEVVPGVPAAQSCAARLGAPLVNDTVSVSLSDHLVPMPEIESRLHAVASENFTITIYNPWSRKRRENFEKCCEILLTHRDEDTPVGIVHGAGRDDEQVMITDLGELKELGENEIIDMTTTIVVGTEDTYVWDDRMVTPRGYETKYDY
- a CDS encoding precorrin-3B C(17)-methyltransferase — its product is MSSDADATPDAGGTPEDYGTLYVVGIGPGLPEHMTMRAKEVIESADVVIASSLYQKFLREDGTLPQDFGDDGIAVRDDGFEQEIVRSTMGRQIELARAAFDYVREGKDVAHVSGGDPSVYGKSDLIFKMADEEGATDVPIEIVPGLTAALGGAANVGAPLCNDFCTISLSDKWRGWDEIEEKLRAAAISDFVIVLYNCWRNYEKAVEIVREERTDDAYVAIVNDAGREDAGRNGESEFITTLGEAVDHDDKVSGMGTSLIIGNHETDTWRNDDRTYLVTPRGGRDVDDF
- the cbiG gene encoding cobalt-precorrin 5A hydrolase, which encodes MSSDTENTDTTNESNSGGGHCSTPDSDGEIAEEIAIVSFGRKMDTAEEIKAEIGDRYETIEILEYHGDVFEEHWGEYDCFIGLMASGIAMRKTAHLLDDKWDDPAICVVDEELTWAIPITGGHHGANQVAQDLATMGAVPAMTTASEAAGKQGVESKAKAMDAHVVNGDSTVKTNLAVLDDNLDPVARLEGPKAVLVGDDVTVLKRNKDDGVVIGTGSVSGASTESFLAAWEQAIEQTDYDLDDVEFVATATRKEDEPGLLEAAQELDLGVVAFDKETLLDHEGPTPSKSKELIGWPGVSEASAIAGGAEQELILEKIGYENEVTVAIGR
- a CDS encoding cobalt-precorrin-4/precorrin-4 C(11)-methyltransferase yields the protein MTNTNTTDETDSAVPAEGGKPQEAIDAQGERRREELDDRIFEHSAGDEQEGVPFVGAGPGNPRLLTVAGKELLEAADLVVHAGSLVNSELLDEYCAHADLVNSVGKDLEELIPLMRDAYEDGENVVRLHSGDPAIYGAALEQMDALEHEGVPTYFVPGVTSAFAASATLRTQLTLNEVSNHVAFTRPQGKTLTEEEDHISEFVEMGDVTTCIYLGTHAVRDTMERLLEDDHDPETPVAVIYHASWPDEDVIIGDIGTIADKVEEAGYRASALVVIGDAVTGAGYERSFLYGDWANRGSSSENTSESEASDD